DNA sequence from the Sulfurimonas sp. HSL3-1 genome:
CGCTTTAGCAGTTTCTTCGTCGGGATCTTCTTGATCTTTTTGAGGTAGGCGTCAAACCCGTTGACATGCGCGTCGAGGAAGGCGTCGTCGGTCTTGCCGTCGTCGACGATGCGCCGCGCGACAAGGCTGAGAAAGTCGATGTCGGTACCGACGCGGATGGGAAGGTGGAGGTCCGCCTGCTCGGCGGTCTCCGTACGGCGCGGGTCGATGACGACGGTTTTCAGCCCCTCTTTTTTCGCTTTCTTGATTTTGTTGTTGAAGACGACGTGCGCTTCGGCGGGGTTGGCGCCGACCATGATCAGAAGGTTGCAGTGCTCGATCTCCTCCATCCGCACGGGGACGTAGTCGACGCCGAAGACCTTCTTGTGGGCGACGACGGCGCTGGCCATGCAGGTGCGTGAGTTGGTATCGACGTTGTTGGTCCCCAGGAACCCCTTGCCGAGCTTGTTGGCGACGTAGTAGTCCTCGGTGAGCATCTGACCCGAGAGGTAGAAGCCGATCCGCTCGGGGGAGGTGGAGCGGATGTTGTGGACGATCGTCTCGATGGCCATCTCCCAGGAGATCTCCGTAAAGTCTTCATAGGCTTTGCGCAGCTTGGGGCGCAGCAGCCGCGTCGGTGTCTCGATGGTGTGCAGCTCGCTGGCCCCTTTGGAGCAGACGAGTCCCTCGTTGACGGGGTAATCGATGTCGCCGACGAGGCGCCGGGTGTCGTACTCGATACCGCAGCCCACTCCGCAGTATCCGCAGACGGATTTGATTTTCATAACAAGCCTTTCTCTATATATAGGGGTCGATATTTCGTTGTTGCTGACGTATTATGACATAATATGCTAAGAAAATATTAAGACTATTGTATAAAAAACATACAAATAAATTGTCATTTTACTCCCTATAGCATGCCATAATGGTGCAACCGAAACAGAGTTTCAAAAAAAATAAAGGTTAAAGCAATGAAAAGTGCATCTGGATTAAAAGGTTTGACACTGGCCGGACTCACCCTCGGGCTGGTAGCGACGACGCTGATGGCGGACGTCGAAAAGAAGAAGCTGACCATCGGCTTTATTGCGCTGACGGACTGTGCTCCCATCGTCATCGCGGAGGAGAAGGGTTTCTTTGACAAGTACGGCCTGGATGTGCATGTCGTCAAGGAGGGCGGCGGTTGGCCGGGGATCCAGCAGAAAGTGATCAACGGCGAGTACGACTTCTCGCACGCCCTGGCGGGGATGCCGATCGCGGCGACGCTGGGCATCAACGGGGATGCGAACCTCCAGGCGCTGATGAGCCTCGATTTCAACGGCAACGGCATCACCTTCGGCAACAACATCATCAAGAAGATGAAAACCTACGGCATGGACGAGAAAAAACGTCCGCTCGGTTCCGGATCGCTGAAGAAGTACATCGATGCCAAGCATCAAAAAGAGGGGGGCAAATACCAGCCGCTGAGCTTCGGCATGGTGCACCCGGTCTCGACGCACAACTATGAGCTGCGCTACTGGATGGCCTCCTCGGGCATCGAGCCCGACCGCGACGCGACGATCAAACCTTTCCCGCCGCCGACGATGCCGTCGAACCTGATCGCGGGCAATATCGAAGGGTACTGCGTCGGGGAGCCTTGGAACGAACGGATCGTCCTGAAAAAAAAGGGCTCAACCCTCGTCACGAACTACGACATCTGGAACAACAACCCCGAAAAGGTGCTCCAGGCCCGGGCGGACTTTGTCGAAAAGAACCCTGAAACGACCAAGGCGGTCCTCAAAGCGATCATCGAGGCGCAGATGTGGCTGGATGAGAGCTGGGAACACCGCAAAGAGGCGGCGAAGATCCTCAGCAAGCCCAACTACGTCAAGGCACCGGTCTCGGTACTTGAAAAGTCGATGACGGGGACCTTCCAGTACCTTAAGGGGCGGGATTCCGAGCCCAACCCGATGTTCAACGTCTTCGCCAACTACTACGCGGCGTACCCTTTCTACAGCCACGGCATGTGGTTCATCACGCAGATGTACCGCTGGGGACAGCTCGACAAGCCCGTCGATATGAAAGCGGTCATCGAGAAGACCTATCGTCCGGACCTGTTCGCGATCGCGGCCAAAGAGGTGGGGTATGCACTGCCGCCGAGTCCGTGGAAAAAGGATGGCGTGGACAAGTACAACATGTTCATGGACGGCAAGGTTTACGACCCGAACAAGGCGGTCGAGTATATCTACAGCTTCAAGGTGACGAACCCGCTCGTGAGCGAGGCGGACCTCAAAGCGGCCAACGCCTGGGAGGGGAGCCTGAAGACGGCCCAGCCCGATTATGTCTGCCCCTACGGGCCCGCCGGCTGCGCCGACCCCAAATACGTTACGAAATAAATCTTCGGCCCTTCGCGGCTGAAACCAGGAAAACATGATGCAGGAAATTATCAAGAAAACCGCGCTGCCGCTGATGGTGCTGTTCGTCATTCTGGCGGGCTGGCAACTGGTGGCCAACAATGTCGAAGAGTTCCCGACGCCCCACAGCACATGGGTGGCGGCGTTCGGGGGAATCAATGCCGACGGCGACGAGATCGAGGGAGTGCTTTCCGATCCGTTTTATGTCGAGAACGAGGATGACAAGGGGATCGCCTGGCAGATCACGAACTCCCTCGGCCGGGTCTTCGGGGGCTTCGCGCTGGCGATCCTCGTGGGGATCCCCGTGGGGCTGCTGATCGGGATGAGCAAAAACTTTATGATGGCGCTCAACCCCTACATCCAGATCCTCAAGCCGGTTTCGCCGCTGGCGTGGCTGCCGCTGCTGCTGATGGTCTTCCAGGACATCAACCTGACGGCCATCTCGACGATCTTTATCACCTCCATCTGGCCGATTATCATCAATACGGCCCTGGGGGTGCGCAGCGTCAACCAGGATTATCTCAATGTCGCGAAGGTGCTGCAGTTCACCCCGTTCGAGACGATCCGCAAGATCATCCTGCCCGTCGCGGTACCGTACATCTTTACGGGGATGCGGCTGAGCCTGGGGATCGCCTGGCTCGTCATCGTTGCGGCGGAGATGCTCACCGGCGGGATCGGCATCGGGTTCTGGATCTGGGACGAGTACAACAATCTGAACTACCCGAACATCATTATCGGGATCATCATCGTCGGTGTCGTGGGGTATATCCTCGACGTCATCATGGGCAAGATCGCCGATTTCTTCGACTACCGAAAACGCGCCTGAGGAGGACAGCATGGGTAAATTTCTCTCACTGGAACATGTCGACAAGGTGTTCCCGCTTCCGGGCGGGAAGGAGTATGTGGCGGTCCGTGATGTTGACCTCGAGATCAAAAAGAACGAGATCATCTCCATCATCGGTCACTCGGGCTGCGGCAAATCGACGCTGCTCAACATGATCGCGGGGCTCGACCTCAACACGGCCGGGGGGATCTTCTTGAACAACAAGGAGATCGGCGGCCCGGGCCCCGAGCGCGCCGTGGTATTTCAAAACCACTCACTGCTGCCGTGGCTGACGGTCTACCAGAACATCGAGATGGCCGTCAAGAAGGTGATGCCGGAGCTCAGCAAA
Encoded proteins:
- a CDS encoding CmpA/NrtA family ABC transporter substrate-binding protein gives rise to the protein MTLAGLTLGLVATTLMADVEKKKLTIGFIALTDCAPIVIAEEKGFFDKYGLDVHVVKEGGGWPGIQQKVINGEYDFSHALAGMPIAATLGINGDANLQALMSLDFNGNGITFGNNIIKKMKTYGMDEKKRPLGSGSLKKYIDAKHQKEGGKYQPLSFGMVHPVSTHNYELRYWMASSGIEPDRDATIKPFPPPTMPSNLIAGNIEGYCVGEPWNERIVLKKKGSTLVTNYDIWNNNPEKVLQARADFVEKNPETTKAVLKAIIEAQMWLDESWEHRKEAAKILSKPNYVKAPVSVLEKSMTGTFQYLKGRDSEPNPMFNVFANYYAAYPFYSHGMWFITQMYRWGQLDKPVDMKAVIEKTYRPDLFAIAAKEVGYALPPSPWKKDGVDKYNMFMDGKVYDPNKAVEYIYSFKVTNPLVSEADLKAANAWEGSLKTAQPDYVCPYGPAGCADPKYVTK
- the ntrB gene encoding nitrate ABC transporter permease, which produces MMQEIIKKTALPLMVLFVILAGWQLVANNVEEFPTPHSTWVAAFGGINADGDEIEGVLSDPFYVENEDDKGIAWQITNSLGRVFGGFALAILVGIPVGLLIGMSKNFMMALNPYIQILKPVSPLAWLPLLLMVFQDINLTAISTIFITSIWPIIINTALGVRSVNQDYLNVAKVLQFTPFETIRKIILPVAVPYIFTGMRLSLGIAWLVIVAAEMLTGGIGIGFWIWDEYNNLNYPNIIIGIIIVGVVGYILDVIMGKIADFFDYRKRA